In Nonomuraea sp. NBC_00507, the following are encoded in one genomic region:
- the ftsW gene encoding putative lipid II flippase FtsW, giving the protein MSTTAEEKPGAAQRSGSPLREQLAALKELLEKPLTTYYLIIMCSALLLALGLMMVLSASSIEALQKTGSPFSWFIKQSLSAAVGVPLMYACARLPAKFFRWAGYPLMALSIIALVMVLFIGSSELGAQRWIYLPGGLTIQPSEPAKLGLVLWGADLLARRARQGRIEWRQMLIPLMPGTVLLAVLVMLGRDLGTTLVLFMIFLALLWVVGAPVKLFGGLMALAMLAAIIMIKVEPYRMARIGAFLDPWADAQGAGYQAVQGQIAMGSGSWFGLGLGSSRQKWSWLPHGESDFIFAIVGEELGLMGTLMVVALFGLLGYAGLRVAVRVNDPFVRLAAAAMVAWIVGQATVNMGAVLGVLPITGIPLPLVSYGGSALLPTLAALGMLVSFAKREPGAKEALAARGPGPAARALSWLGLGGTTRRRVTR; this is encoded by the coding sequence GTGAGCACGACCGCTGAAGAGAAGCCGGGCGCCGCGCAGAGGTCCGGCAGCCCGCTCCGCGAGCAGCTGGCCGCGCTGAAGGAGCTGCTCGAAAAGCCGCTGACCACCTACTACCTCATCATCATGTGCAGCGCGCTGCTGCTGGCGCTCGGGCTGATGATGGTGTTGTCGGCCTCCAGCATCGAGGCGCTGCAGAAGACCGGCAGCCCGTTCTCGTGGTTCATCAAGCAGTCGCTGTCGGCCGCGGTCGGCGTGCCCCTCATGTACGCCTGCGCGCGCCTGCCGGCCAAGTTCTTCCGCTGGGCCGGCTACCCGCTGATGGCGCTGTCGATCATCGCGCTGGTCATGGTGCTGTTCATCGGCTCGTCCGAGCTGGGCGCGCAGAGGTGGATCTACCTGCCCGGCGGGCTGACGATCCAGCCGTCCGAGCCGGCCAAGCTCGGGCTCGTGCTGTGGGGCGCCGACCTGCTGGCCAGGCGGGCGCGGCAGGGCCGGATCGAGTGGCGGCAGATGCTGATCCCGCTCATGCCGGGCACCGTGCTCCTGGCCGTGCTCGTCATGCTGGGCCGCGACCTGGGCACCACGCTGGTGCTGTTCATGATCTTCCTGGCGCTGCTGTGGGTGGTGGGGGCGCCGGTCAAGCTGTTCGGCGGCCTCATGGCTCTGGCGATGCTGGCCGCGATCATCATGATCAAGGTGGAGCCGTACCGGATGGCGCGCATCGGCGCCTTCCTCGACCCGTGGGCCGACGCGCAGGGCGCCGGCTACCAGGCCGTGCAGGGGCAGATCGCGATGGGCTCGGGCAGCTGGTTCGGGCTCGGGCTGGGCAGCAGCCGGCAGAAGTGGAGCTGGCTGCCGCACGGCGAGAGCGACTTCATCTTCGCCATCGTCGGTGAGGAGCTCGGTCTGATGGGCACGCTGATGGTGGTGGCGCTGTTCGGGCTGCTGGGCTATGCGGGGTTGCGGGTCGCGGTGCGGGTGAACGACCCCTTCGTCAGGCTGGCGGCCGCCGCCATGGTGGCCTGGATCGTGGGGCAGGCCACTGTCAACATGGGCGCGGTGCTCGGCGTGCTGCCGATCACCGGCATCCCCCTCCCACTGGTCTCCTACGGCGGATCCGCGCTGCTGCCCACGCTCGCCGCGCTCGGCATGCTGGTGTCGTTCGCCAAACGCGAGCCGGGCGCGAAGGAGGCCTTGGCGGCCCGTGGCCCCGGACCCGCCGCCCGGGCCCTAAGCTGGCTTGGCCTGGGAGGTACGACCAGACGCCGAGTGACACGTTAG
- the mraY gene encoding phospho-N-acetylmuramoyl-pentapeptide-transferase, producing MINIVIAGAVGLIISMLGTPLAIRLFSRRGYGQQIREEGVQAHHGKRGTPTMGGTVFVLAALFAYAASHFATLSAPTVSGMLVLFLMTGLGAVGFLDDFIKIYKQRSLGLRSGAKALGQLVVGAIFAVLVVRNPNVYGITPAETRVSFLRDIGPSIGIVGFTIWVLIMIVGFSNAVNLTDGLDGLASGAAGVVLGAYVLIGNWQLRNNCIDQLGPNCYWVRDPLDLAVVAAAVLGALIGFLWWNAPPARIFMGDTGSLALGGVLAGLAIATRTQLLLIILAGLCVIITMSVIIQVGFFKMTRKRVFRMAPLQHHFELKGWAETTIVVRFWLIAMLCAALGLGLFYVEWMP from the coding sequence GTGATCAACATCGTCATCGCCGGCGCGGTGGGTTTGATCATCTCGATGCTGGGCACCCCGCTGGCGATCAGGCTGTTCTCGCGGCGCGGCTACGGCCAGCAGATCCGCGAGGAGGGCGTTCAGGCCCACCACGGCAAGCGGGGCACCCCCACCATGGGTGGCACGGTGTTCGTGCTGGCCGCCCTGTTCGCCTACGCGGCCTCCCATTTCGCCACGCTCAGCGCGCCGACCGTGTCGGGCATGCTCGTGCTGTTCCTCATGACGGGGCTCGGCGCGGTCGGGTTCCTCGACGACTTCATCAAGATCTACAAACAGCGCAGCCTCGGCCTCCGCAGCGGTGCCAAGGCGCTCGGCCAGCTCGTCGTCGGCGCCATCTTCGCCGTCCTCGTCGTACGCAACCCCAACGTCTACGGCATCACCCCCGCCGAGACCCGCGTGTCGTTCCTGCGTGACATCGGCCCGTCGATCGGCATCGTCGGCTTCACCATCTGGGTCCTCATCATGATCGTCGGGTTCTCCAACGCGGTGAACCTCACCGACGGTCTCGACGGCCTGGCCAGCGGCGCGGCCGGGGTGGTGCTGGGCGCGTACGTCCTGATCGGCAACTGGCAGCTGCGCAACAACTGCATCGACCAGCTCGGCCCCAACTGCTACTGGGTACGAGATCCGCTCGACCTCGCCGTCGTGGCAGCCGCCGTCCTGGGCGCCCTCATCGGGTTCCTGTGGTGGAACGCCCCGCCCGCCCGCATCTTCATGGGTGACACCGGCTCGCTTGCCCTCGGCGGCGTGCTGGCCGGGCTGGCCATCGCCACCCGCACCCAGCTGCTGCTGATCATCCTCGCCGGGCTGTGCGTGATCATCACGATGTCGGTGATCATCCAGGTCGGGTTCTTCAAGATGACCCGCAAACGCGTGTTCAGGATGGCGCCGCTGCAGCACCACTTCGAGCTGAAGGGCTGGGCGGAGACCACGATCGTGGTCCGCTTCTGGCTCATCGCGATGCTCTGCGCGGCGCTCGGGCTCGGCCTGTTCTACGTCGAATGGATGCCCTGA
- the murF gene encoding UDP-N-acetylmuramoyl-tripeptide--D-alanyl-D-alanine ligase, whose amino-acid sequence MIPLPLARIAEITSGALSGMADPRAVVRGPVVIDSRAVEPGSLFVAFRGARVDGHDYAAQAIRAGAVAVLATRPVDAPAVIVPDAAVALAELAAAQVAALPDATVIGVTGSAGKTSTKDLLARLTARIGPTIAPVGSFNNELGHPLTVLRADAGTRFMVLELAARNLGHIKDLTRIAPPKIGVVLNVGTAHLGVFGGKEAIAKAKGELVEALPRTGVAVLNADDPYVREMAARTDARVTYFGRGDDAAIRAEEVVVDVRGRASFTLRTPSGAAHVSLKLYGAHAVDNALAAAAAGYELGLPVATIAAELSEATPRSRWRMEVTDRADGVIVVNDAYNANPDSMRAAFEAFEVLGRGRRRFAVIAALRELGDEGPALNAELGRMAGGAGLTALIVAGPDAEPVLQGAHAAAHAPAPGAPQAPGPHAPPAQHAPGPHAPAAQHAPGPHPPAAQHASGPQGPAGPAPVIPPHGAPVPGPQDDAPQGWQAPDAGVPQGRQGPAAGGASAAGGPYAGGPYAGGPPTIGGPPGGGGVAHPTRIVHVPDAEVAAAELNQWLRPGDAVLIKGPRAMGLERTAELLLGGAAQ is encoded by the coding sequence ATGATCCCGTTGCCTCTGGCCAGGATCGCCGAGATAACCTCGGGCGCCCTGTCGGGCATGGCCGATCCCCGCGCGGTGGTGCGCGGGCCCGTCGTGATCGACTCGCGGGCCGTAGAACCGGGATCGCTGTTCGTCGCCTTCAGGGGCGCGCGGGTCGACGGTCACGACTACGCCGCGCAGGCGATCCGGGCCGGAGCCGTCGCCGTCCTGGCCACCCGGCCGGTCGACGCACCCGCGGTGATCGTGCCGGACGCCGCCGTCGCGCTGGCCGAGCTGGCCGCCGCCCAGGTCGCCGCGCTGCCCGACGCCACCGTGATCGGCGTGACCGGGTCGGCCGGCAAGACCAGCACCAAGGACCTGCTGGCCCGGCTGACCGCCCGGATCGGGCCCACCATCGCGCCGGTCGGCAGCTTCAACAACGAGCTCGGCCACCCGCTGACGGTGCTGCGCGCCGACGCCGGCACCCGGTTCATGGTGCTGGAGCTGGCCGCGCGCAACCTCGGCCACATCAAGGACCTGACCCGCATCGCGCCGCCGAAGATCGGCGTCGTGCTCAACGTCGGCACCGCGCACCTCGGCGTGTTCGGCGGCAAGGAGGCCATCGCCAAGGCCAAGGGCGAGCTGGTGGAGGCGCTGCCCCGCACCGGCGTGGCCGTGCTCAACGCCGACGACCCCTACGTGCGGGAGATGGCCGCGCGCACCGACGCGCGGGTCACGTACTTCGGGCGGGGCGACGACGCGGCGATCCGGGCCGAAGAGGTCGTCGTGGACGTCCGCGGGCGGGCCTCCTTCACGCTGCGCACCCCGTCGGGGGCCGCGCACGTGTCGCTGAAGCTGTACGGGGCACACGCGGTCGACAACGCGCTGGCGGCCGCGGCGGCCGGATACGAGCTCGGGCTGCCCGTCGCCACGATCGCCGCGGAGCTGTCCGAGGCCACGCCGCGCAGCCGGTGGCGGATGGAGGTCACGGACCGGGCCGACGGGGTGATCGTGGTCAACGACGCCTACAACGCCAACCCGGACTCCATGCGCGCCGCCTTCGAGGCGTTCGAGGTGCTGGGGCGGGGGCGGCGGCGCTTCGCCGTCATCGCGGCGCTGCGGGAGCTGGGCGACGAAGGGCCCGCGCTGAACGCCGAGCTCGGCCGCATGGCCGGGGGCGCCGGCCTGACGGCTCTCATCGTGGCGGGCCCGGACGCCGAACCGGTCCTGCAAGGCGCCCACGCCGCAGCCCACGCGCCCGCACCAGGCGCCCCGCAGGCCCCCGGGCCCCACGCCCCGCCCGCGCAGCACGCCCCCGGGCCCCACGCCCCGGCCGCGCAGCACGCCCCCGGGCCCCACCCCCCAGCCGCGCAGCACGCTTCCGGCCCTCAGGGGCCGGCTGGGCCTGCGCCGGTGATACCGCCGCACGGCGCGCCGGTGCCCGGTCCGCAGGACGACGCCCCGCAGGGGTGGCAGGCGCCCGACGCCGGTGTGCCCCAGGGCCGGCAGGGACCTGCGGCCGGTGGAGCGTCGGCCGCGGGCGGGCCGTACGCGGGCGGGCCGTACGCCGGCGGGCCGCCGACCATCGGTGGGCCGCCCGGAGGCGGGGGAGTGGCGCATCCGACGCGGATCGTGCACGTGCCCGACGCCGAGGTCGCGGCGGCCGAGCTGAACCAGTGGCTGCGCCCCGGCGACGCCGTGCTGATCAAGGGTCCGCGGGCGATGGGCCTGGAGCGGACGGCCGAGCTCCTGCTCGGAGGTGCCGCCCAGTGA
- the murG gene encoding undecaprenyldiphospho-muramoylpentapeptide beta-N-acetylglucosaminyltransferase translates to MRVVLAGGGTAGHIEPALALADALRRLDPSIGITCVGTERGLETRLVPARGYELELVPAVPLPRAITPSLLTVPGRLAGAINATAGIIDRVKADVLVGFGGYVATPAYLAAKRRGLPIVVHEANPRPGLANRLGARLTEHVFTGFPDAALPKAEFIGTPLRREIVGLDRLSMGDKARSWFGLENDRPTLLVFGGSQGARSLNQAALAAAPVLRRAGVQVLHVLGPKNTVEREPPPGDPQYVLLPYVDRMDLAYAAADVALCRSGALTCAELTAVGLPAAYVPLPHGNGEQRINAERIARGGGGLMVDDAGLSPDWIIQNVLPMLHDPERVAAMSEAASRLGRKDADIMLARKVLEIAR, encoded by the coding sequence ATGAGGGTGGTCCTCGCCGGTGGCGGGACGGCCGGGCACATCGAGCCCGCGCTCGCCCTTGCGGACGCGCTGCGCCGTCTAGACCCCAGCATCGGCATCACCTGTGTGGGCACCGAGCGCGGCTTGGAGACGCGGCTCGTGCCGGCCAGGGGCTATGAGCTGGAGCTGGTGCCGGCCGTGCCGCTTCCAAGGGCGATCACCCCGAGCCTGCTCACTGTCCCTGGCAGGCTCGCAGGCGCGATCAACGCCACGGCCGGCATAATCGACCGCGTCAAGGCCGACGTGCTGGTCGGCTTCGGCGGTTATGTCGCAACTCCAGCCTACCTGGCGGCCAAGCGGCGTGGCCTGCCGATCGTCGTCCACGAGGCTAACCCGCGGCCGGGCCTCGCCAACCGGCTGGGCGCCCGGCTCACCGAGCACGTGTTCACCGGGTTTCCCGACGCCGCGCTGCCCAAGGCCGAGTTCATCGGCACCCCGCTGCGCCGCGAGATCGTCGGCCTCGACCGGCTGTCGATGGGCGACAAGGCCCGCTCCTGGTTCGGCCTGGAGAACGACCGGCCCACGCTGCTGGTGTTCGGCGGCTCGCAGGGGGCCAGGTCGCTCAACCAGGCCGCGCTGGCCGCGGCGCCGGTCCTGCGCCGGGCGGGCGTGCAGGTGCTGCACGTGCTCGGCCCGAAGAACACCGTGGAGCGCGAGCCGCCGCCCGGTGACCCGCAATACGTGCTGCTGCCCTACGTCGACCGTATGGACCTCGCCTACGCGGCCGCCGACGTGGCGCTGTGCCGCAGCGGGGCGCTGACGTGCGCCGAGCTGACCGCGGTCGGGCTGCCGGCGGCCTACGTGCCGCTGCCGCACGGCAACGGCGAGCAGCGCATCAACGCCGAGCGCATCGCCCGGGGCGGCGGCGGCCTGATGGTCGACGACGCCGGCCTGTCACCCGATTGGATCATCCAGAACGTGCTGCCCATGCTCCACGACCCCGAGCGGGTCGCCGCCATGTCGGAGGCCGCCTCCCGGCTGGGGCGCAAGGACGCCGATATCATGCTTGCCAGGAAAGTGTTGGAGATAGCCCGATGA
- the murC gene encoding UDP-N-acetylmuramate--L-alanine ligase, producing the protein MSLVKLVDPVRVEDLGRVHFIGIGGAGMSGIARILLKRGVRVSGSDARSSELVTELRELGATVHIGHAASHIRDVDTVVVSTAIRDSNPELGEALKQGLRIIPRAAALASVMAGRTAVAIAGTHGKTTTTSMLTVALQKCGADPSYCVGGQLVTTGLGADDGEGTVFVAEADESDGSFLMLAPDIAVVTNVEADHLDNYGDPRAVHDSFARFADRVGSLLIACADDPGAAEVARMARERGLRVKTYGVEGEDYRVSGIRPDGFGTVFEIEGRGTVRLAVPGAHNALNAAAALAVADELGLPFEEIREGLGAFTGAKRRFEAKGESGGVAVFDSYAHHPTELAADLRAARDVVASYSGTGRVIAIFQPHLYSRTRFFAEEFGAALGLADEAIVLDVYGAREDPEPGVSGAMVASRVPLPAERVAYAPDRAAVPALVAERARPGDIVLTMGAGDVTELGPQIVAQLS; encoded by the coding sequence ATGAGTCTCGTCAAGCTGGTCGATCCCGTCCGCGTCGAAGATCTGGGACGCGTGCACTTCATCGGTATCGGTGGCGCGGGCATGTCCGGCATCGCCCGCATCCTGCTCAAGCGGGGCGTGCGCGTGTCGGGCAGCGACGCGCGCAGCTCCGAGCTGGTCACCGAGCTGCGCGAGCTGGGTGCCACCGTGCACATCGGCCACGCCGCCTCCCACATCAGGGACGTCGACACCGTGGTCGTCTCGACCGCCATCCGCGACTCCAACCCGGAGCTGGGCGAGGCGCTCAAGCAAGGGCTGCGGATCATCCCACGGGCGGCCGCGCTCGCCTCGGTGATGGCCGGGCGCACCGCCGTGGCCATCGCGGGCACCCACGGCAAGACCACCACGACCTCGATGCTGACCGTGGCGCTGCAGAAGTGCGGCGCCGACCCGTCCTACTGCGTGGGCGGCCAGCTCGTCACCACCGGGCTCGGCGCCGACGACGGGGAGGGCACGGTGTTCGTGGCCGAGGCCGACGAGAGCGACGGGTCGTTCCTCATGCTGGCGCCCGACATCGCGGTGGTGACCAACGTCGAGGCCGACCACCTGGACAACTACGGCGACCCGCGGGCCGTGCACGACAGCTTCGCCAGGTTCGCCGACCGGGTCGGCTCGCTGCTCATCGCCTGCGCCGACGACCCCGGCGCGGCGGAGGTGGCCCGCATGGCGCGGGAGCGGGGGCTGCGGGTCAAGACCTACGGCGTCGAGGGCGAGGACTACCGCGTGAGCGGCATCCGGCCCGACGGGTTCGGGACCGTGTTCGAGATCGAGGGCCGGGGCACCGTGCGGCTGGCCGTTCCCGGGGCGCACAACGCGCTCAACGCCGCCGCGGCGCTCGCCGTGGCCGACGAGCTGGGGCTGCCCTTCGAGGAGATCAGAGAGGGGCTGGGGGCCTTCACAGGGGCCAAGCGGCGTTTCGAGGCCAAGGGCGAGTCCGGCGGGGTCGCCGTGTTCGACAGCTACGCCCATCATCCGACCGAGTTGGCCGCCGATCTTCGGGCCGCCCGCGACGTGGTCGCCTCCTACTCCGGCACCGGGCGGGTCATCGCGATCTTCCAGCCGCATCTCTACTCGCGCACCCGCTTCTTCGCCGAGGAGTTCGGCGCGGCGCTCGGGCTCGCCGACGAGGCCATCGTGCTCGACGTCTACGGCGCCAGGGAGGATCCCGAGCCCGGGGTGTCCGGCGCGATGGTGGCCTCGCGGGTGCCGCTGCCGGCCGAGCGGGTGGCGTACGCCCCGGACCGGGCCGCGGTGCCGGCGCTGGTGGCCGAGCGGGCCCGGCCCGGCGACATCGTGCTCACGATGGGGGCGGGCGACGTCACGGAGCTCGGCCCGCAGATCGTCGCCCAGCTGTCCTGA
- the murD gene encoding UDP-N-acetylmuramoyl-L-alanine--D-glutamate ligase gives MSVTCVAGLGVSGTAVARALAERGEHVVVVEAKAGEPQLAAAAELARLGVETRFGEMALPEGATRLVTTGWAPHHPLIAAATEAGVEVVGEVELAWRLRPAQAATWLALTGTNGKTTAVRMLTSILLAAGHKALAVGNVGVPVVRAVGEPYDVLAVELSSFQLHWSSTLAPHAAAILNIAPDHLDWHGSMEAYAAAKGRIYERAGTVIFNADDPEATRLAAPYPGAVGFTLRVPKRGEVGVVEDLLVDRAFVADPVEAAEELATLEDVRPFAPHNVANALAAAALARSLGVPSEAVARGLRDFTPDPHRLSHVDRIGDVDYVDDSKATNPHAAAAALASYPSIVWVAGGQLKGADVDDLVRQAAPRLRGAVLLGVDRAMIAEAIARHAPNVPVVDIADRDTGAMDRVVIEAARLASPGDTVLLSPSAASLDMFAGYPARGEAFARAVHELRRRREHDR, from the coding sequence ATGAGCGTGACCTGCGTCGCCGGGCTCGGCGTGTCCGGCACCGCCGTGGCCAGGGCTCTGGCCGAGCGCGGCGAGCACGTCGTGGTCGTGGAGGCCAAGGCGGGGGAGCCGCAGCTCGCCGCCGCGGCCGAGCTGGCCAGGCTCGGCGTCGAGACCCGGTTCGGGGAGATGGCGCTGCCGGAGGGCGCCACCCGGCTCGTCACCACGGGCTGGGCGCCGCACCACCCGCTCATCGCCGCGGCGACGGAGGCCGGGGTCGAGGTCGTGGGCGAGGTGGAGCTGGCCTGGCGGCTGCGTCCGGCCCAGGCGGCCACGTGGCTGGCACTGACCGGCACCAACGGCAAGACCACCGCCGTGCGCATGCTCACCTCCATCCTGCTCGCCGCCGGCCACAAGGCCCTGGCCGTGGGCAACGTGGGCGTTCCGGTCGTACGCGCCGTCGGCGAGCCGTACGACGTGCTGGCCGTCGAGCTGTCCAGCTTCCAGCTGCACTGGTCGAGCACGCTTGCCCCGCACGCCGCGGCCATCTTGAACATCGCGCCCGACCACCTCGACTGGCACGGCTCCATGGAGGCGTACGCCGCCGCCAAGGGCCGCATCTACGAACGCGCCGGCACCGTGATCTTCAACGCCGACGACCCCGAGGCGACCCGGCTGGCCGCGCCCTACCCGGGGGCCGTCGGGTTCACCCTCAGGGTGCCCAAGCGCGGCGAGGTCGGCGTCGTGGAGGACCTGCTGGTGGACCGGGCGTTCGTGGCCGACCCGGTGGAGGCGGCCGAGGAGCTGGCGACGCTGGAGGACGTGCGGCCGTTCGCGCCGCACAACGTGGCCAACGCCCTGGCCGCCGCCGCCCTGGCCCGCTCGCTGGGCGTCCCGTCCGAGGCGGTGGCGCGCGGCCTGCGGGACTTCACGCCCGACCCGCACCGCCTGTCGCACGTCGACAGGATCGGCGACGTGGACTACGTCGACGACTCCAAGGCCACCAATCCGCACGCCGCCGCCGCGGCGCTGGCCTCGTACCCGTCGATCGTGTGGGTGGCGGGCGGCCAGCTCAAGGGCGCCGACGTCGACGACCTGGTCCGCCAGGCCGCTCCCCGGCTGCGCGGCGCGGTGCTGCTCGGCGTCGATCGAGCCATGATCGCCGAAGCCATCGCGCGACACGCCCCGAATGTCCCCGTCGTGGACATCGCTGATCGGGACACTGGTGCGATGGACAGAGTCGTCATCGAAGCCGCCCGCCTGGCCTCGCCGGGCGACACCGTGCTCCTCTCCCCGTCGGCGGCCTCCCTCGACATGTTCGCCGGCTATCCCGCGCGAGGGGAGGCCTTCGCGCGTGCCGTACACGAGCTGAGGCGGCGACGTGAGCACGACCGCTGA
- a CDS encoding cell division protein FtsQ/DivIB has product MKARTAFLVLLTAGVVGTAAWLVFFSPVLGVRSIEIVGNLTVPSERIKQQAGVADLHPLATVDLAGVQSRVLGIRQLAGAKVDRVWPGTLKIEVVEREPVAVIPAGGRFAVVDKQAVVIEVASAAPPLLPLLKVDRPAAGDPALMAALQVIEAVPDEVAPKVRQVRAGTAEGVTLELSDGRSVVWGGPDRPEEKGRILASLLKREKATVYDVSSPDVVTLK; this is encoded by the coding sequence ATGAAGGCGCGGACGGCGTTCCTGGTGCTGCTGACTGCGGGGGTGGTGGGCACGGCCGCATGGCTGGTGTTCTTCTCGCCCGTGCTGGGCGTGCGCTCGATCGAGATCGTGGGAAATCTCACAGTGCCCAGCGAGCGGATCAAACAGCAGGCCGGGGTGGCGGACCTCCACCCGCTCGCCACGGTCGACCTCGCCGGCGTCCAGAGCCGCGTGCTGGGCATCAGGCAGCTCGCCGGCGCGAAGGTCGACCGGGTCTGGCCGGGCACGCTCAAGATCGAGGTGGTCGAGCGGGAGCCCGTCGCCGTCATCCCCGCCGGCGGCAGGTTCGCCGTCGTGGACAAGCAGGCCGTGGTGATCGAGGTGGCCTCCGCCGCCCCGCCGCTGCTGCCGCTGCTCAAGGTGGACCGCCCCGCCGCGGGCGACCCGGCCTTGATGGCGGCGCTGCAGGTCATCGAGGCGGTCCCGGACGAGGTGGCCCCGAAGGTCAGGCAGGTGCGCGCGGGAACGGCCGAAGGGGTGACTCTGGAGCTGTCCGACGGGCGTTCCGTCGTGTGGGGCGGCCCGGACCGTCCCGAGGAAAAGGGCCGCATCCTGGCCTCGCTTCTCAAACGAGAAAAGGCCACGGTGTACGACGTCAGCTCCCCGGACGTGGTGACCCTGAAGTGA
- a CDS encoding UDP-N-acetylmuramoyl-L-alanyl-D-glutamate--2,6-diaminopimelate ligase, whose translation MRPTTSPPRPLTGLATMLDADSGTSRSPHAALTGVTIDSRDARRGDLYVALPGSRAHGAAFAAEAMAGGAVAILTDKEGRDAAVATGLPVLIVADPRALLGQISSWVYGQPAHDIQILGVTGTSGKSTTTFMLEAGLRAAGHRTGLVGGVEIRAGDLRFQPTLTTPEASVLHGLFALMREEGVGAAAMEVSSHALALGRIDGVYYDVALFTNLSQDHLDFHKDFEDYFATKVRLFQPELSRVGVTNIDDRYGRELLDLAKVPMTTFSAQGDPEAAWRALEVRLGADGSAFRVVGPGGVEADAQIALPGPFNVANALGAIVTLVEAGVPLQTAVHGVGTLIGVPGRMQRVTTGEDEFQAIVDYSHKPGAVESVLRSLRTVTAGRLVIVLGCGGDRDKGKRPIMGEISAQLADVAIFTSDNPRSEDPLAILATMMEGALRVPQHDRAHVIIEPDRAAAIGLAIAGAGRGDVIVVAGKGHEQGQYMSGEVIPFDDREVVAEAIDARKESRKHQ comes from the coding sequence ATGCGTCCCACGACCAGCCCGCCCCGCCCGCTGACCGGGCTCGCGACCATGCTCGATGCCGATTCGGGCACCTCGCGCTCGCCACACGCCGCCCTGACCGGCGTCACCATCGACTCCCGCGACGCCAGACGCGGGGATCTCTACGTCGCGCTGCCCGGCAGCCGCGCCCACGGCGCCGCGTTCGCCGCCGAGGCGATGGCCGGCGGTGCGGTGGCCATCCTCACCGACAAGGAGGGGCGCGACGCGGCCGTCGCCACCGGGCTTCCCGTCCTGATCGTGGCCGACCCGCGCGCCCTGCTCGGGCAGATCTCCAGCTGGGTCTACGGGCAGCCGGCCCATGACATCCAGATCCTCGGTGTGACCGGCACCAGCGGCAAGTCCACCACCACGTTCATGCTGGAGGCGGGCCTGCGGGCCGCCGGGCACCGGACGGGTCTGGTGGGCGGCGTCGAGATCCGCGCGGGCGACCTGCGCTTCCAGCCGACGCTGACCACGCCGGAGGCGTCGGTGCTGCACGGCCTGTTCGCGCTCATGCGCGAGGAGGGCGTCGGCGCGGCCGCCATGGAGGTCTCCAGCCACGCGCTCGCCCTCGGCAGGATCGACGGCGTCTACTACGACGTGGCCCTGTTCACCAACCTCTCCCAGGACCACCTCGACTTCCACAAGGACTTCGAGGACTACTTCGCCACCAAGGTGCGATTGTTCCAGCCGGAGCTGAGCCGCGTCGGCGTCACCAACATCGACGACCGCTACGGTCGTGAGCTGCTGGACCTGGCGAAGGTCCCGATGACGACGTTCTCGGCGCAGGGCGACCCGGAGGCCGCGTGGCGGGCGCTGGAGGTCAGGCTCGGCGCGGACGGCAGCGCGTTCCGCGTGGTCGGCCCTGGCGGCGTCGAGGCCGACGCGCAGATCGCGTTGCCGGGGCCGTTCAACGTCGCCAACGCGCTCGGGGCCATCGTCACCCTGGTCGAGGCGGGCGTGCCGCTGCAGACGGCCGTGCACGGCGTCGGCACGCTCATCGGCGTGCCGGGGCGCATGCAGCGCGTCACGACGGGCGAGGACGAGTTCCAGGCGATCGTGGACTACTCCCACAAGCCGGGCGCCGTGGAATCGGTGCTGCGGTCCCTGCGTACCGTCACCGCGGGCCGGCTCGTGATCGTGCTCGGTTGCGGTGGCGACCGCGATAAGGGCAAAAGGCCCATCATGGGCGAGATCTCCGCACAGTTGGCAGATGTGGCCATTTTCACGAGCGACAATCCCCGTTCGGAGGATCCGCTCGCCATCCTCGCGACGATGATGGAGGGAGCGCTCCGCGTTCCGCAGCACGACCGCGCTCATGTGATCATTGAGCCCGATCGCGCGGCCGCCATCGGCCTGGCGATCGCCGGCGCCGGGCGCGGCGACGTGATCGTCGTGGCAGGCAAGGGTCACGAGCAGGGTCAGTACATGTCAGGCGAGGTGATCCCCTTCGACGACCGGGAGGTGGTCGCCGAGGCGATCGACGCACGCAAGGAAAGCAGGAAGCACCAATGA